Genomic segment of Coriobacteriia bacterium:
TTCGGCTGCAAACCAAATGAAGAAAGTCATGGAGCTCACCTCCGGAGCAGGAGAAAGCGACACCTCCGGACATGCGCTTTATCAACAAGCGACACTCTTGTTGCAACAAATCAAGAAAGACCAGAAATCCGATACCACATCGAGCGTGACGAAATGAGCGCTGAACACATGACCGTTGAAACTACTTTTGCTACAAAGGACACCGACGCCGACATCAATGGCGACGCCGTCATCGACATCGCCATCATCGGAGGCGGCCCCGCCGGTCTTGCGGCAGGACTCTACGGTGCCAGGGGTGCGGTAAAGACCGTCGTGTTCGAACGCGCCATGCCCGGAGGACAGATCATCACCACCGACTGGGTGGAAAACTATCCCGCTTTCCCCCAGGGCGTCAACGGCGCCGAGCTCGGACAGCTCATGGCCGACCAATCCCAGGCCCAGGGCGCCGAAATGAAAATGTTCGTTGAGATCGCGGGAATCACCCGGGAGAAATCCGGTTTGTTCGAGCTGCATTCGGATTCCGAAACATGGCTCGCCCGTACTGTAATCATCGCGACGGGGTCGATTCCTCGCAAACTCGGAATTTCCGGAGAAGCCGAATACACCGGGCGCGGCGTTTCATGGTGCGCCACCTGCGATGCCGGGTTCTACCGCGAAAAAACCGTTGCCGTCATAGGCGGAGGAGACAGCGCCATCGAAGAAGCGCTCTACTTGACCAAGTTCGCCTCGAGAGTCTACATCGTGCATCGTCGCAATGAACTTCGTGCGACACAAATCATACAAGACAGAGCAAAAGCGAACGAAAAGATCGAGTTTGTGTTTTGTCGCGTCCCCAAAGAAATTCAGGGTAACGGCAGCAAGGTGACCGGCGTGCTACTGGGCTCAACGGTCGGCAAGGATGACCGCACACTCCCGGTGGACGGTATTTTTGAATTCGTCGGGGTCGATCCCATGACAGAAATCGCAAAAAATCTCACACCTCTCACCAAAACGGGGTATATTGAAACCACGCAAGACGGCATCACGATCGTGCCGGGTTTATTCAGCGCGGGAGACGTGACCGACATCGCGCTCAAGCAAGTCGTCACCGCTGCCGCAAAGGGAGCAAGTGCAGCATTCGCCGCATTGCACTACCTTGAAAACATGGAGTAGGCATGGAGGAGGAGTCGAAAACTTTACGACTGAGGAAAAAGTT
This window contains:
- a CDS encoding FAD-dependent oxidoreductase produces the protein MTVETTFATKDTDADINGDAVIDIAIIGGGPAGLAAGLYGARGAVKTVVFERAMPGGQIITTDWVENYPAFPQGVNGAELGQLMADQSQAQGAEMKMFVEIAGITREKSGLFELHSDSETWLARTVIIATGSIPRKLGISGEAEYTGRGVSWCATCDAGFYREKTVAVIGGGDSAIEEALYLTKFASRVYIVHRRNELRATQIIQDRAKANEKIEFVFCRVPKEIQGNGSKVTGVLLGSTVGKDDRTLPVDGIFEFVGVDPMTEIAKNLTPLTKTGYIETTQDGITIVPGLFSAGDVTDIALKQVVTAAAKGASAAFAALHYLENME